A stretch of DNA from Paracoccus methylovorus:
AATCCCAAGGGCGAGCTGTCGCGCGGTGAGCAGAAGAGCCTTCAGACCGACAGGATCATTCTCGTCCCCGGCCCCGAGCACGAACAGGACGTCGTCCGACGCATGTATCGCATGTTCGTCGAGGACGGCCGATCCGAGCGAGAGATCGCGGATGCCCTGAACACCGACGGACTGCGAACCGATCTCGACCGGCCATGGACGCGGGCGACGGTCCATCAGGTGCTGACCAACGAGAAATACATCGGCAACAACGTCTTCAACAAGATCTCCTTCAAGCTGAAGCAGCGCCGGGTGGTGAATCCGCGCGAGATGTGGATCCGCGCCGAGGGCGCCTATCCGGCCATCGTCGATGAAGCGCTGTTCCTGCGCGCCCGGGAAATCGTCGATGCACGCAGTCGCCACCTCTCCGACCAGGACCTGCTGGACGCACTCCGGGCCCTGCTTGCCAGCAAGGGCTTCCTTTCCGGGCTGGTCATCGACGAGCACGAGGACACGCCGTCATCGAGCGCGTTCCGGTCCCGGTTCGGCAGCTTACTGCGCGCCTATGAAATGGTCGGCTATCAGCCCGACCGGGACTACCGATACATCGAGATCAACCGCAAGCTCCGCGAGGCTCATCCACAGATCGTTGCCGACGTGATTGCTGGAATCGAAAACGCTGGTGGCAGCGCCGTTCAGGATCCCCGGACCGAGCTTCTGACCGTCAACGGCGAATTCACGGTATCGGTCGTGCTGTCGCGATGCTTCGAGACCGCGGCAGGCTCGCTGCGCTGGCGCATCCGCCTCGACACGGGGCTCTTGCCAGACATCACCATCGCCATACGCATGGACGAACTGAACGCGGCGCCACGCGACTATTACGTCCTCCCGAGCATCGACATGACCGCGGATCGGCTGCGGCTCGCCGAGCAAAACGGCCTGTCTCTCGATGCCTATCGCTTCGACACGCTCGATTTCTTCTTCTCAATGGCCGGCAGGGCCAGATTCTCGGAGGTGGCCTGATGCCCGACGACATCCCGACCGATGACCACAAGCATGTGACCCTCATCCCGACCGACAGGATCCGGATCCTCAATCCGCGTGTGCGCAACCGGCGAACATTCGAGGAAATGGTCGAGAGCATCGCGCGCATCGGCCTCAAGCGCCCGATCACCGTGACCCGGCGCGCGGACACGGAGCCAGCAGAATACGACCTCGTCTGCGGCCAGGGGCGGCTCGAAGCCTTCATCGAACTGAAGCAGGACGCCATCCCTGCCATCGTGATCGACGCCGATGAGAGCGATTGCCTCGTCATGAGCCTCGTCGAGAACTGCGCCAGGCGCCAGCATCGCGCGATCGATCTGATGCAGGAAATCGGCACCCTTCGGAAGCGCGGCTACAACGATCGCGAGATCGCCGACAAAATCGGGGTCAGTTCCGAATACGTCAACATGATCGCCGGACTGCTGGAGCGCGGCGAGCAGCGCCTCGTATCAGCAGTCGAAACCGGAATCATGCCATTAAATCTCGCGATCGAAATTTCCAAAACCGATGACGAAGGGGCTCAGCGTGCACTCATGGATGCCTATACCGAGAAGAAGCTGCGTGGGAAAAAGCTGACGGCTGTGCGGCGCCTGCTTGAGCGACGCCAGCGGCAGGGTCGGCGCGTCGATGAAACGCCTTTCGGCCGCAAGGTTAACCGTAGCGAGCGTCCTTTGACCAGCGATGCCCTCGTGCGGGCCTACCGTCAGGAAGCGGACCGCCAAAAGGTGATGATCAAGAAGGCCGAACTGGCCCAGAGCAGGATTCTATTCGTTGCGGAAGCGTTCCGTGCGCTGCGGAGCGACGAGAACTTCCTGACGCTGCTGCGCGCGGAAAATCTCGAAGCTATGCCCACATATCTGGTAGAGCAATCGAGGACGAACCCATGACGCGAAAGGATCGCCACCATATCGACGCTGTCCTCCACAGTTTTGAGGACGCCTGCGCGACACTGCCCGTCAACGCGCTTTTGCCGGTCCGGACGCTTAGGAACGCAACAAAATCCAGCAGGAAATACCAGCAGATCGCCGCCTCGATCCGCGAGGTCGGTCTTGTGGAACCGCCTGTGGTCGCCCGCGACCCATCAAATCCGGGCACCTTCCTTCTGCTGGATGGGCATGTTCGTATAGAAGTGCTGAAGGATCTCGGTATTGAATCGGTTGAGTGCCTGATTTCCACCGATGACGAAGCCTTCACCTATAATAAGCGCATCAGCCGGTTGTCATCGATTCAGGAACACAGGATGATCCGGCGCGCCATCGAACGAGGCGTTCCTGAAGAAAAAATCGCCAGAGCGCTGGACGTCAATCCCCAGACCGTCCGCCGCAAGTTCCGCATGCTGAACGGAATCTGTGACGAGGCGGTTGCCATCCTCAAGGACAAGCCCTGTCCGATGGTGGTGTTCGAAACCCTCAGGAAGATGAAGCCGCTACGTCAGGTCGAAGCTGCCGAACTGCTTGTTAATGCCAATAATTACTCGGTCGCTTATGCCTCTGCGATCCTGGCCGGCACCCCCCAATCCCAGCTGATGGAAGGCGCGAAACCCAAGCGTCTCAAGGGCATTTCGCCCGAGGCAATGGCCCGGATGGAAAACGAGCTGGCGCGCCTTCAGGAGGCGATCTCCTCCATCCAGGAGACTTATGGTCAGGATCACCTGCATCTGACCATCATCAAGGGTTACCTTGCAAAGTTGCTCGGAAACGCACGGGTGGTGCGCTATCTGATGCAAAATCGTCCCGAATTCCTGACTGAATTTCAGGTGATCGCGGACATGACATCCACTCTGCCGCCCGAGGCGGCCGCCTGATCTCCGCACGACGACCAATGGGGACCCGGACCCATATCAAGCGCGGGGACCGCAGGAGACGCCGCACTGTGGGGCGGATCGAGCGCGGTGGTGGGAATGGCGGCGAACCCGCTCGGAGCCCACCAGGCTGGTTCGAATTTTCGCCGGCCGCGTGACTGGCCTGACGTCAGTCATGATATGAGGCGGGCGTGCCGGGAAAGCACTGATGGATCCCGGCACGCCCAAGCGCTTGGCCTGATGCGATTGCAATGCTTCGTTCTTGCATACATACCACCGGTCCAACCAGCTGACAGGGCAAGATGCTTCAGTCCCGGTATGGAGCCATTGCCTTAGCTTCGGTCTGCATCGGCAGATGGTTGCGCGGAATCGGGACCGTACTGACCCATTCGCCCTCGCCACGATCTCGGAATGTATGGACAGCACGCTCAATGATACCTTGGTCGATGACCGGCGCATCCACCACCATATGCAGTCCTACCCCGTAGCTGTACGAACGATCAATTTCAAAGGACTCATAGATATCTGGCGGGGAATCTTTCAGAATCTGCGATGCTGTGCGTTCCTGGTGCTCTCGTACCGTCAGGCCGTCGAGGGAGACATAGCGACGCGGTTCGGGAAAAATAACCCGATGCATTTTCTGACCACGCACCGACGGCACCTGTACGGTTTTCCAACGAAACTCTGCCTCAAACTCGGCCTCGGTCAGCAGAGACTGGGTTTGCTCCCAAGCCAGTTCGCTGACTTGGTCCCAGAATGCCATCTGGCCTGTGATGATCTCAGCATTCCAAATCGTGTGGCCATCCATGCCAAGAAACAGGAAATCGAACCACTGATTATAGATATCCGGTCGTCCGGGCTCATCCAGCAGCTGATGGCTGGTGAACATACCGCCATAGCGCGGCGTATCGCGCACGATCCGCCAACGCAGCTGCACGAAGGCATCGCGCTGCCGGCGGCGGGAAAGCTCGCCAAAGGGAAGCTGGGACCTGCGACCTTTACTGAATCTTGCCATGGTTTTTCAGTCCTGTTGAGGCTGTTGACGCCAGCGCAGCGACGTTGTTGCAGAAGTCAGGCAGCAGTCGGATGTGCCCCTTTCCCCGTTGACGTTATGCCACGCGTTCGATCTCGGCGGTGCCGAGCGCATTGAAACGGTTGATGAGTGCAACGCGGATCTGGACCTCGGCTGTTTGACGGTCCGGGTCGCGTGATGCGATGCGTTCGCCGAAGGCCTTGAGGCATCTCATCTTTGCTTCGATCCGACTTCGGGCGTGATATCCAGACCACCGTTTCCAGGCCGCTCGTCCCAGACGTTGTGTGGCTTTGAGGGTCTCGTTGCGGGCTCGCGCGGCAGGGCAGTCCTCCCGCCATCGTCGCCCATTCCTGCGGATCGGTATGACCGCCGTGCCACCGCGCTCCAGGATTGCGGTGTGGCAGCGTCGTGTATCATAGGCGCCGTCGCCGGTCACGGTGCCGATCTGTTCGGCGGGTTGGATCTGCTCCAGCAGATGGGGCAGAATTGGGCTGTCGCCCTTGTCGCTCGAGGTGAATTCTACGGCGCGGATGTCGCCGGTGGCCGTGTCCATCGCCAGATGAACCTTGCGATATTGGCGTCGGCGCTGTGTGCCATGCTTGCGCGCCAGCCATTCACCGTCACCCAGGAACTTGATCCCGGTGCTATCGACCAGCAGGTTCAGTGGCCCTGGCGCACGGCGGCTCGATATCTGCACCGTGATGCGTTTCTGGCGGCGACTCAGGGTGGAGAAGTCCGGCACCGGCCAGTCGAGACCGGCCATCGATAGGATGCTCGCCACCATCCCAGTCGTTTGTCTCAGCGGCAACCCGAACAGCACTTTCACCATCAAACAGAATTGGATTGCAGCATCGCTGAATACCGGCGGTCGGCCATTACGCCCGGCTTTCGCAGCTCGCCAGACCATATCCTTGTCCAGCCAGATCAACAGGGAGCCTCGTCGCTTCAGCGCTTCGTTATAGCTCTTCCAGTTCGTCGTGTGGTAGCGGGCAGGCTCAGGCTTACTCATGGCTAAAGCCTAGCCGCATGGATTCGTAAACGGAATCCTGCAGGAGCGTGACTTCTGCAACAACGCCGTTTGGCGTCGACGTTGCGTCTTGTTCTGCCGCATCTGAAAGCGGCAGCTTGGTCCCGCGTCGTTACCATATTCGCCGGAGCTTCGCTGCGGCACCAGTCGAGCGGCAGCATCGGGGAATGCGGCCGCGCAGCACAGAGCGAGGCCGACCGGCAGCAAAGGGCCGATTCTGTTGAAAAACCCTGTTGCCGGGCGGCCTTCGAGCTGATTCACTTTTGAAAAGCATGGAGGTAGCGGCAATGATGGGGCCTCGTCAGATCGCTCAAGGTCAGCTTTTCTACGACTTCTCGCTGGAAGCCATGGTGCCAGCTGATCACCTGCTGCGCTCTTTGGACCACTTCGTTGACCTGTCATCGGTTCGGCCATTGCTTGCCCCTTCCTATAGCTCGACCGGCAGGCCTTCCGTCGATCCCGAACTGATGATCCGCATGCTGTTGGTCGGCTATTGCTACGGAATACGTTCCGAGCGGCGGCTGTGCGAAGAGGTGGGACTGAACCTGGCCTATCGCTGGTTCTGCCGCCTCGACCTGACGGATCCGGTTCCGGACCATTCGACCTTTTCGAAGAACCGCCATGGCCGGTTCCGCGATTACGATCTGCTGCGGCAGGTCTTCGAGACCGTTCTGGCTCGTTGCATCGCGGAGGGGCTTGTTGGTGGCCGCCTGTTCGGGGCGGATGCTTCGCGATGCAAGCCGCTACAACAAGATGCAGACCGAGCACTGGTCGGCGAGCGAAAGTGCCAGCCGTGCGGTGCAGGAATATCTCGACACCCTTGATGATGCGGCATTCGGCGGCGCGACAACGGTGCAGCCCAAGACCCTGTCCCCCAGTGATCCTGCCGCCCGCTTCACCGGGGCGAACGGTG
This window harbors:
- a CDS encoding plasmid partitioning protein RepB C-terminal domain-containing protein — translated: MPDDIPTDDHKHVTLIPTDRIRILNPRVRNRRTFEEMVESIARIGLKRPITVTRRADTEPAEYDLVCGQGRLEAFIELKQDAIPAIVIDADESDCLVMSLVENCARRQHRAIDLMQEIGTLRKRGYNDREIADKIGVSSEYVNMIAGLLERGEQRLVSAVETGIMPLNLAIEISKTDDEGAQRALMDAYTEKKLRGKKLTAVRRLLERRQRQGRRVDETPFGRKVNRSERPLTSDALVRAYRQEADRQKVMIKKAELAQSRILFVAEAFRALRSDENFLTLLRAENLEAMPTYLVEQSRTNP
- a CDS encoding IS5 family transposase; its protein translation is MSKPEPARYHTTNWKSYNEALKRRGSLLIWLDKDMVWRAAKAGRNGRPPVFSDAAIQFCLMVKVLFGLPLRQTTGMVASILSMAGLDWPVPDFSTLSRRQKRITVQISSRRAPGPLNLLVDSTGIKFLGDGEWLARKHGTQRRRQYRKVHLAMDTATGDIRAVEFTSSDKGDSPILPHLLEQIQPAEQIGTVTGDGAYDTRRCHTAILERGGTAVIPIRRNGRRWREDCPAARARNETLKATQRLGRAAWKRWSGYHARSRIEAKMRCLKAFGERIASRDPDRQTAEVQIRVALINRFNALGTAEIERVA
- a CDS encoding recombinase family protein — encoded protein: MSTDHQKYSTENQLDVIRKYASDRGLQILRVFEDSGRSGLRLDGREALQNLMAEVQTGYADFKAILVYDVSRWGRFQDADEGAYHEHVCSRAGIRVHYCGEQFENDGSIGSNLLKTVKRVMAGEYSRELSVKVFAGQCRLVELGFRQGGAPGYGLRRVLIDEHGNPKGELSRGEQKSLQTDRIILVPGPEHEQDVVRRMYRMFVEDGRSEREIADALNTDGLRTDLDRPWTRATVHQVLTNEKYIGNNVFNKISFKLKQRRVVNPREMWIRAEGAYPAIVDEALFLRAREIVDARSRHLSDQDLLDALRALLASKGFLSGLVIDEHEDTPSSSAFRSRFGSLLRAYEMVGYQPDRDYRYIEINRKLREAHPQIVADVIAGIENAGGSAVQDPRTELLTVNGEFTVSVVLSRCFETAAGSLRWRIRLDTGLLPDITIAIRMDELNAAPRDYYVLPSIDMTADRLRLAEQNGLSLDAYRFDTLDFFFSMAGRARFSEVA
- a CDS encoding plasmid partitioning protein RepB C-terminal domain-containing protein, with amino-acid sequence MTRKDRHHIDAVLHSFEDACATLPVNALLPVRTLRNATKSSRKYQQIAASIREVGLVEPPVVARDPSNPGTFLLLDGHVRIEVLKDLGIESVECLISTDDEAFTYNKRISRLSSIQEHRMIRRAIERGVPEEKIARALDVNPQTVRRKFRMLNGICDEAVAILKDKPCPMVVFETLRKMKPLRQVEAAELLVNANNYSVAYASAILAGTPQSQLMEGAKPKRLKGISPEAMARMENELARLQEAISSIQETYGQDHLHLTIIKGYLAKLLGNARVVRYLMQNRPEFLTEFQVIADMTSTLPPEAAA